GTAAAGTAGATAGTGTCACTCTTTACTTTTGTTATAATTCCGACGTGGTAAATTCTCTCTCCGGTTTTTACTTTTACAGATTTCTTGCCTTTGCCCTTTCGTTGCTTTGTATAATAAGCCTTTTTAAAGAAAATAAGATCTCCGGGTTTAACATCCTCTTTTTCTATTTTAAAGCTGTGGCTGGCATACATGGTTTGTGACGGAGCATAGTGAGGAGCAAATGAGTAGCCTGAATTGGCCAGGCTTTTTCTTGTTATAGCACTGACCAGATGTGAGCAGTCGGAATAAGAGGTCATATCCGGGTCAGAACCACGTCTGTACCTTAAGCCTAAATAGCTTAGTGACACCTTGGGAACATTTGCTTCTAATATCTTCTTTCTGTCGGTAAAAATACCTTCCGCCGGTTCAGCCGTTAGTTTTTTATAGTAGTGGTCGGCGGTATTGGTAG
The Nitrospirae bacterium YQR-1 DNA segment above includes these coding regions:
- a CDS encoding C40 family peptidase, which produces MKKELLIKSVILSVVFIFLYGCAEHQVNKGDFHYAEGKSWKDDDLKINLLNSKLENDSGFDEFYSTNTADHYYKKLTAEPAEGIFTDRKKILEANVPKVSLSYLGLRYRRGSDPDMTSYSDCSHLVSAITRKSLANSGYSFAPHYAPSQTMYASHSFKIEKEDVKPGDLIFFKKAYYTKQRKGKGKKSVKVKTGERIYHVGIITKVKSDTIYFTHASSDYGVIETSTNSRDWHSYWAKHFHSYSRWRPDVFAKTDSIAKSKINSNDVN